One genomic window of Besnoitia besnoiti strain Bb-Ger1 chromosome Unknown contig00105, whole genome shotgun sequence includes the following:
- a CDS encoding cytochrome b (encoded by transcript BESB_015610) — MTFTLVVAFLMLVCTEYLGLSLYINDNAFGNGLFILTGIHFSHVIVGAILFVPYLPYYLIGLIFLQTAFGLIELSHPDNSIPVNRFVTPLHIVPEWYFLAYYAVLKVIPSKTGGLLVFMSSLINLALLSEIRALNTRMLIRQHFMTRNVVSGWVIIWVYSMIFLIIIGSAIPQATYILYGRLATIVYLTTGLVLCLY, encoded by the exons atgacattcactttggtagtcgccttcttaatgttagtctgtacggaatacttaggactatctctttatattaatgataatgcatttggtaatggacttttcatcttaactggtatacattttagccatgttattgttggagctatcctt tttgttccctatctaccatattatctaattggtttaattttcttacaaacggcttttggtttgattgaattatcgcacccagataactccataccagtgaaccggtttgtaactccgcttcatatcgtacctgaatggtactttttagcatattatgcggtgttaaaagtaatcccatccaaaaccggtggtttgttagtatttatgtcctctctcattaacttagctcttttatctgaaattcgagctttgaatactcgaatgttgatacgacaacattttatgactcgaaatgtagtcagtggatgggtaattatttgggtatacagtatgatcttcttgattattattggtagtgctattccacaagcgacttatatcttatatggtagattagctactatcgtatatcttactaccggattggttctatgcttatactaa